In Columba livia isolate bColLiv1 breed racing homer chromosome 6, bColLiv1.pat.W.v2, whole genome shotgun sequence, a single genomic region encodes these proteins:
- the KNDC1 gene encoding kinase non-catalytic C-lobe domain-containing protein 1, which produces MAAMAPLTLSQLLDVAIGTSGDGAVDLPSLHRLLQSMLGHLGLQDLPVLEPGHRPTALLGGHQATKDQSGLEKEEDRAQGTGQQPREPEEHLPGKELLQGTTSSSQVTSLANDVGQMKIKAKKSSISKESTGGQSAPAKPPQSDMDQQRGASSALGPKGPGTEPVPRTSEGTPGTQPAALWMQEGAQSTPAPPEKSAGTTSPTTCPLGPFPIGQQSMAHILADIQTQVSSLHGWMSSLQGMDYELHHVKQEGGAAKGPLCWDDTGAVP; this is translated from the exons ATGGCAGCGATGGCCCCGCTCACCCTGTCCCAACTGCTGGATGTTGCCATCGGGACATCTGGCGATGGGGCTGTGGACCTGCCGTCGCTGCACAGGCTGCTGCAGTCCATGCTGGGACACCTGGGACTGCAGGACCTGCCTGTTCTGGAGCCGGGGCACAGACCAACCGCCCTCCTGGGAGGACACCAGGCCACCAAGGACCAGTCTGgcctggagaaggaggaggacagggcccagggcacagggcagcagccccGGGAGCCGGAGGAGCACCTGCCCgggaaggagctgctgcaggggaccaccagcagctcccaggtcACCTCCTTGGCCAACGACGTGGGGCAGATGAAGATCAAAGCCAAAAAGAGCAGCATCTCCAAG GAGAGCActgggggccagtctgcccctgcCAAGCCCCCCCAGTCGGACATGGACCAGCAGCGTGGGGCAAGCTCAGCCCTGGGGCCGAAGGGACCAGGGACAGAGCCTGTGCCCAGGACCAGCGAGGGGACTCCAGGGACACAGCCTGCTGCCCTGTGGATGCAAGAAGGGGCGCAGAGCACACCAGCGCCCCCTGAGAAGTCGGCAGGGACCACCTCACCGACAACATGTCCCCTTGGCCCGTTCCCTATAGGCCAGCAGAGCATGGCCCACATCCTGGCCGACATCCAGACCCAGGTGTCCTCCCTGCACGGCTGGATGTCCTCCCTGCAGGGTATGGACTACGAGCTCCATCACGTGAAGCAGgag ggaggggcaGCCAAAGGGCCCCTGTGCTGGGACGACACAGGGGCCGTGCCCTGA